Proteins found in one Planctomycetes bacterium MalM25 genomic segment:
- a CDS encoding Formylglycine-generating sulfatase enzyme → MIRTLIPSLLLAALAALPAAAETVSFDFAPVGNAGNAADPQTGFGAVSYNYAISKTEVTNAQYAAFLNAVDPLGSDEFGLYNNVDMQGNFGGITLTGDIRVGPYVAKPGREGNPVTFVSFFDAMRFTNWLHNGQGDGDTETGAYTIGNGLDEVRSPGARYWIPSENEWYKAAYHDASAGTAGVYFDYATGSDSVPRSDQPSDDPSAVNYFNNDGVANGFNDGYAVSGSTGFPSGTNPLTDVGAYTDATSPYGTFDQNGNVFEWNEGDGGSSFRGSRGGSWNALAATLRPDSWNEIVVPLAESRGLGFRVATIPEPSTLLMGALAVLGSLMRRRV, encoded by the coding sequence ATGATCCGCACCTTGATCCCCTCCCTCCTGCTGGCCGCTCTAGCAGCCCTGCCTGCGGCGGCCGAAACGGTCTCGTTCGACTTCGCCCCGGTCGGCAACGCCGGCAACGCTGCCGATCCCCAAACCGGTTTCGGCGCGGTCTCGTACAACTACGCGATCAGCAAGACCGAAGTCACCAATGCCCAGTACGCGGCTTTTCTTAACGCGGTTGATCCGTTAGGTAGCGACGAGTTTGGTCTCTACAACAACGTGGACATGCAGGGCAACTTCGGTGGCATCACGTTGACGGGCGATATCCGTGTCGGCCCGTATGTGGCCAAGCCGGGGCGCGAGGGGAACCCGGTTACCTTCGTATCATTCTTCGACGCGATGCGTTTCACAAATTGGCTGCATAACGGCCAAGGTGACGGAGATACCGAAACGGGGGCTTACACGATCGGCAACGGACTGGACGAAGTCCGTTCACCCGGTGCTCGATATTGGATCCCCAGTGAAAATGAATGGTACAAGGCGGCCTACCACGACGCGTCGGCCGGCACAGCGGGCGTCTACTTCGACTACGCCACCGGCAGCGACAGCGTCCCCCGCAGCGATCAACCAAGCGATGATCCTTCAGCGGTGAACTACTTCAATAACGACGGCGTCGCCAACGGCTTCAACGACGGATACGCCGTGAGCGGCTCGACAGGCTTCCCCAGCGGCACGAATCCCCTCACCGACGTCGGCGCCTACACAGACGCGACGAGCCCCTACGGCACGTTCGACCAGAACGGCAACGTGTTTGAGTGGAACGAGGGCGACGGGGGGTCTTCATTCCGTGGCTCACGGGGCGGCTCCTGGAACGCCCTGGCAGCCACCCTAAGGCCAGACAGTTGGAATGAGATCGTAGTTCCACTAGCTGAAAGCAGAGGTCTTGGTTTTCGCGTGGCAACTATTCCTGAGCCAAGCACGTTGCTGATGGGAGCTTTGGCCGTGTTGGGATCGTTGATGCGGAGAAGGGTTTAG
- a CDS encoding Aminodeoxyfutalosine deaminase, with amino-acid sequence MTRQALRARLVCPVAAPPIEDGIVVIDGDRIERIGRQAPADVEVEDLGDVALMPGFVNAHCHLEFSLARKVGRAGIALPNWIRQVIEKRPNAKKIGRAIASGLEESLRHGVTTVAEIARTETDAYRINGLSPRLILLQESIGFSQARATSALNAAEDRLEELSTLLGPSDLNGNGHAAAALNGHAANGSHETNGHTSGYANGQSNGFDDGRFEAVGVRDEQRFRLGVSPHAPYTASPQLIRELVTVASTRGLPVAMHLAESPEELQLLSEGRGPFQEILEERGMWDPWVIGRGSTPLDYLRMLTRAPKSLVIHGNYLDYTELAMMARQAGAMSLVYCPRSHAHFKHRRYPLTEALALGVPVCLGTDGKASNPDLSMLSEMREAAARHPSVAPETILRMGTLTGAEALGLTDVGALRPGALADLVSIPLPKKAKGRPDELLSAMLRSEDEEVEYVWLGGEALEVVAV; translated from the coding sequence ATGACACGACAGGCTTTACGAGCCCGGTTGGTCTGCCCGGTGGCGGCCCCCCCGATCGAAGACGGGATCGTCGTTATCGACGGCGACCGGATCGAGCGGATCGGTCGTCAGGCGCCCGCCGACGTGGAGGTCGAGGACCTGGGCGATGTCGCCCTGATGCCCGGCTTCGTGAACGCGCATTGCCACCTCGAGTTCAGCCTCGCCCGGAAAGTAGGCCGGGCCGGCATCGCGCTGCCCAACTGGATCCGCCAAGTCATCGAGAAGCGGCCCAACGCCAAGAAGATCGGCCGGGCGATCGCGTCGGGCCTTGAGGAGAGCCTCCGCCACGGCGTGACGACCGTCGCCGAGATCGCCCGCACCGAGACCGACGCCTACCGCATCAACGGCCTCAGCCCCCGGTTGATTCTCCTGCAGGAGTCGATCGGCTTCTCGCAGGCCCGGGCGACCTCGGCCCTGAACGCGGCCGAAGACCGCCTCGAAGAGCTCTCCACGCTGCTGGGCCCCAGCGACCTCAACGGCAACGGCCACGCCGCCGCGGCCCTCAACGGCCACGCCGCCAATGGGAGCCACGAAACCAACGGGCACACGAGTGGCTACGCCAATGGCCAATCGAACGGCTTCGACGACGGCCGTTTCGAGGCGGTCGGCGTCCGCGACGAGCAGCGGTTCCGCCTCGGCGTGAGCCCGCACGCCCCGTACACGGCCTCGCCGCAGCTGATCCGCGAGCTGGTCACCGTCGCCTCGACACGGGGCTTGCCCGTGGCGATGCACTTGGCCGAGTCGCCCGAGGAGCTACAGCTCCTCTCCGAAGGTCGTGGGCCCTTCCAGGAGATCCTGGAAGAACGCGGCATGTGGGACCCCTGGGTCATCGGACGCGGATCGACGCCGCTCGACTACCTGCGGATGCTCACCCGGGCGCCCAAGTCGCTGGTCATCCACGGCAACTACCTCGATTACACCGAGCTGGCCATGATGGCCCGCCAGGCGGGGGCGATGTCGCTGGTCTACTGCCCGCGCAGCCACGCCCACTTCAAGCACCGCCGTTACCCGCTCACCGAGGCCCTGGCCCTCGGCGTGCCGGTCTGCCTGGGGACCGATGGCAAGGCGTCGAACCCGGATCTCTCGATGCTCAGCGAGATGCGCGAGGCGGCCGCCCGGCACCCGAGCGTCGCCCCGGAGACCATCCTCCGCATGGGGACCCTCACCGGCGCCGAGGCGCTCGGGCTGACCGACGTCGGCGCCCTGCGGCCCGGCGCCCTGGCCGACTTGGTCAGCATCCCGCTGCCGAAGAAGGCCAAGGGCCGCCCCGACGAGCTCCTCTCGGCGATGCTCCGTTCCGAGGACGAAGAGGTCGAGTACGTCTGGCTCGGCGGCGAGGCGCTCGAGGTCGTGGCCGTCTGA
- a CDS encoding ABC-2 family transporter protein, translating into MNWKNVHWIWKREMRDQLRDRRTLFMVAVLPVLMYPLLGTSLFQLAQFMQQSTGRVAVYGAEELDEAGDLPPLLNDDRFEANLFLSPGDVDRLVVESREAGADRLSEAGAAIDAGEIEVAVCFPDDFAENLSDLREQLKEPREPGEPLATAPVLEPSVLFNSAREPSQVARLRVKDVLGRWRQQLVRSNLEATNVPVVATRPFQLEQLDRASQESRDAVLWSKLLPFIVFLWALTGAFYPAIDLCAGEKERGTLETLLASPARRSEIVGGKLLTVMTFSIFTALLNLASLAITTRVLMGQLSGIAGGAINLAPPTAAAMGWLVVAVVPMSALFSALSLAFAAYAKSTKEGQYYFMPLFLAATPLMLLPLSPGVELNLGNSFVPVMGLVLLLRAMIEGQTQAVLTYAVPVVFVTGVCCWLATRWAVSQFNQESVLFRESERFDLAASLRAMVRRRGATPSAGAAVACVAGVFLTQNAVRSALPWLLQGQSEFAVLVISTVLSLVVSVLLPAIVVLVLLTRDWRSSLLLREPPRLRDTLLAVGAAICLIPVGQSLGIAIQKMYPFSEAVLAELAVFAKMIHDAPIAWVLLLLALLPAVCEEITFRGVVLSGLRKSLGTAGGILVTAAIFAATHTVLQQSLGAFPLGVALGVIAVRSRSLIPCVLFHAVYNGLTLVTDRNRDAIRTLAADWGLSDSVFVEIGGGQLGYAAPIAILGGVVALVLLWAMGRGDRGNPQVAARLETAS; encoded by the coding sequence ATGAACTGGAAGAACGTCCATTGGATCTGGAAACGCGAGATGCGTGACCAGCTCCGCGACCGGCGAACGCTGTTCATGGTCGCGGTGCTGCCGGTCCTGATGTACCCGCTGCTCGGGACCAGCCTGTTCCAGCTCGCTCAGTTCATGCAGCAGTCGACCGGCCGCGTGGCCGTCTACGGCGCCGAAGAACTCGACGAGGCGGGCGACCTCCCTCCCCTGCTGAATGACGACCGGTTCGAGGCCAACCTCTTCCTCTCGCCGGGGGACGTGGACCGCCTGGTGGTCGAGTCCCGCGAGGCGGGGGCCGACCGGCTCTCCGAGGCGGGCGCCGCGATCGACGCGGGCGAGATCGAGGTCGCCGTCTGCTTCCCCGACGACTTCGCCGAGAACCTGTCCGACCTGCGCGAGCAACTCAAAGAGCCCCGCGAGCCGGGCGAGCCGCTCGCCACGGCGCCGGTGTTGGAGCCGTCGGTCCTGTTCAACTCGGCCCGCGAGCCGTCGCAGGTGGCCCGGCTGCGGGTGAAGGACGTGCTCGGCCGCTGGCGCCAGCAGCTGGTCCGCAGCAACCTCGAAGCGACCAACGTGCCGGTCGTCGCCACACGGCCGTTTCAGTTGGAGCAACTCGACCGCGCCTCGCAGGAGAGCCGCGACGCGGTCCTCTGGTCGAAGCTCCTGCCGTTCATCGTCTTCCTGTGGGCGCTGACCGGGGCGTTCTACCCGGCCATCGACCTGTGCGCTGGTGAGAAGGAACGCGGCACGCTCGAGACCCTGCTCGCCAGCCCCGCGCGGCGGAGCGAGATCGTCGGTGGCAAGCTGCTCACGGTCATGACCTTCAGCATCTTCACGGCGCTGCTGAACCTGGCCAGCCTCGCGATCACCACGCGCGTCCTCATGGGCCAGCTCTCCGGCATCGCCGGCGGGGCGATCAACCTCGCGCCCCCCACCGCCGCGGCGATGGGCTGGCTGGTGGTGGCGGTCGTGCCGATGTCCGCCCTGTTCAGCGCGCTGAGCCTCGCCTTCGCGGCCTATGCGAAGAGCACCAAGGAGGGGCAGTACTACTTCATGCCGCTGTTCTTAGCGGCGACCCCGCTGATGCTGCTCCCCCTCTCGCCCGGCGTCGAGCTGAACCTGGGCAACAGCTTCGTGCCGGTGATGGGCTTGGTCCTGCTGCTGAGGGCGATGATCGAAGGCCAGACGCAGGCCGTCCTGACCTACGCCGTGCCGGTCGTCTTCGTGACGGGGGTCTGCTGCTGGCTGGCGACCCGCTGGGCCGTTTCGCAATTCAATCAGGAGTCGGTCCTCTTCCGCGAGAGCGAGCGGTTCGACCTGGCCGCCAGCCTGCGGGCGATGGTCCGCCGCCGTGGCGCGACGCCCTCGGCAGGCGCCGCCGTCGCCTGCGTGGCGGGGGTGTTCTTGACCCAGAACGCGGTCCGCTCCGCCCTGCCCTGGCTGCTGCAAGGACAGTCGGAGTTCGCGGTCTTGGTGATCTCGACCGTGCTGAGCCTCGTCGTCAGCGTCCTGCTGCCGGCCATCGTCGTCCTCGTGCTGCTGACACGGGACTGGCGAAGCAGTCTGTTGCTGCGTGAGCCCCCCCGCCTTCGCGATACGCTGCTGGCCGTGGGGGCGGCGATCTGCCTGATCCCGGTCGGCCAGTCGCTGGGCATCGCGATCCAGAAGATGTACCCCTTCAGCGAGGCGGTGCTGGCCGAGCTAGCGGTCTTCGCCAAGATGATCCACGACGCCCCAATCGCCTGGGTTCTGCTGCTCCTGGCCCTGCTGCCGGCGGTCTGCGAGGAGATCACTTTCCGCGGGGTCGTCCTCTCCGGTTTGCGCAAGAGCCTGGGGACGGCGGGCGGAATCCTCGTGACGGCGGCCATTTTTGCGGCCACGCACACCGTTTTGCAGCAGTCTCTGGGGGCTTTTCCGCTCGGGGTCGCCCTGGGAGTGATCGCCGTCCGGAGCCGCTCACTGATCCCGTGTGTCCTGTTCCATGCGGTTTACAACGGTCTGACGCTCGTCACGGACCGAAATCGAGACGCGATCCGCACTCTCGCCGCGGATTGGGGCCTCTCGGACTCCGTTTTCGTCGAAATCGGCGGCGGACAACTAGGCTACGCGGCCCCAATTGCTATCTTGGGGGGCGTCGTGGCGTTGGTCCTGTTGTGGGCCATGGGCCGCGGCGATCGCGGCAACCCGCAGGTTGCGGCGCGGCTCGAGACGGCTTCCTAG
- the ybhF_2 gene encoding putative ABC transporter ATP-binding protein YbhF, which produces MDLAPSPATAPYQGAPPSLGPVKVEVASLSKAYDDLQRGEVLAVDRLSFQAHAGEVFGLLGPNGAGKTTALRILTTLLKPTSGVALVNGFDCVRQEELVRNQIGFISANTAVYDRMTAWEFVEYFGRLHGLAAGPLRERMEWLFAKLRMDDLRDTLGAKMSTGMKQKTSIARALVHDPPVIVFDEATNGLDAFAARASLDAVAELRDEGKCVVFSTHIMSEVQRICDRIAVMHRGRIIDSGPTDDLRQRHGEQNLEELFFRLIRDADELADRRKGDEGMEGDKGMVDRRDEGDSG; this is translated from the coding sequence ATGGACCTAGCGCCCAGCCCCGCGACGGCCCCGTACCAGGGCGCTCCGCCATCGCTCGGGCCGGTCAAGGTCGAGGTCGCCTCGCTCTCGAAGGCGTACGACGACTTGCAGCGCGGCGAGGTGCTGGCGGTCGACCGCCTCAGCTTCCAGGCGCACGCCGGCGAGGTCTTCGGGCTCTTGGGCCCCAACGGCGCCGGCAAGACGACCGCGTTGCGGATCCTCACAACGCTGCTGAAGCCGACGTCGGGCGTCGCCCTGGTGAATGGCTTCGACTGTGTGCGGCAGGAGGAACTGGTCCGCAACCAGATCGGCTTCATCTCCGCGAACACGGCGGTCTACGACCGGATGACCGCGTGGGAGTTCGTCGAGTATTTCGGCCGCCTGCACGGCCTCGCCGCGGGCCCTCTGCGGGAGCGGATGGAATGGCTCTTCGCGAAGCTGCGGATGGACGACCTCCGCGACACGCTCGGCGCGAAGATGTCGACCGGCATGAAACAGAAGACCTCGATCGCCCGCGCGCTGGTTCACGACCCGCCGGTGATTGTCTTTGACGAAGCGACGAACGGCCTCGACGCGTTCGCGGCGCGGGCGTCGCTCGACGCGGTCGCCGAGCTGCGCGACGAGGGCAAGTGCGTCGTTTTCAGCACCCACATCATGAGCGAGGTCCAGCGCATCTGTGACCGCATCGCCGTGATGCACCGCGGCCGGATCATCGACTCGGGCCCGACCGACGACCTCCGCCAGCGCCACGGCGAGCAGAACCTCGAGGAGCTCTTCTTCCGCCTCATCCGCGACGCGGACGAGCTGGCGGATCGGAGGAAGGGAGATGAGGGGATGGAGGGGGATAAGGGGATGGTCGATCGGCGGGATGAGGGTGACAGCGGCTGA
- the mqnE_1 gene encoding Aminodeoxyfutalosine synthase has translation MIALAPVEELLTKAVEGQRLAPEEGLRLLKESSLASLGRAADEVTRRLHPEPYRTYNIDRNINYTNICTAVCDFCAFYRGPKSDEGYVLPLEEILQKVEETVELGGDQILLQGGLHPEFDLAWYERMLGGIKQRFPQVNLHAFSPPEIHHFTKVNKLSLREVLQRLQAAGLGSLPGGGAEILVDRVRKEITRGKVLTDDWLNVMRVWHELGGRSSATMMFGHVETLEERIEHLERLRQLQDESIEKGHDGFTAFICWTFQRDNTPMDHLAPAGAHEYLKMNAVARLYLDNIANLQSSWVTQGLKTGQMALLYGANDMGSLMIEENVVAEAGTVHFLSLQQMRDAISELGYEPRQRDVHYRLLDREYEVRSLKAAGSGLPQLPVVS, from the coding sequence ATGATCGCCCTCGCCCCCGTCGAAGAGCTGCTCACCAAAGCGGTCGAAGGCCAACGCCTCGCGCCCGAAGAGGGGCTCCGCCTGCTAAAGGAGTCGAGCCTCGCCTCTCTCGGCCGGGCGGCCGATGAGGTCACCCGCCGGCTCCACCCGGAACCGTACCGGACGTACAACATCGACCGGAACATCAACTACACGAACATCTGCACCGCGGTCTGCGACTTCTGCGCGTTCTATCGCGGTCCCAAGTCGGACGAGGGGTACGTCCTGCCGCTCGAGGAGATCCTCCAGAAGGTCGAAGAGACCGTCGAGCTGGGCGGCGACCAGATCCTCTTGCAAGGCGGCCTGCACCCCGAGTTCGACCTCGCCTGGTACGAGCGGATGCTGGGCGGCATCAAGCAGCGCTTCCCGCAGGTCAACCTGCACGCCTTCAGCCCGCCCGAGATCCACCACTTCACGAAGGTCAACAAGCTCTCGCTCCGCGAGGTGCTCCAGCGGCTGCAAGCGGCCGGCCTCGGCAGCCTGCCGGGCGGCGGGGCCGAGATCCTGGTCGACCGGGTCCGCAAGGAGATCACCCGCGGCAAGGTGCTCACCGACGACTGGCTCAACGTGATGCGCGTGTGGCACGAGTTGGGCGGCCGCAGCAGCGCGACGATGATGTTCGGCCACGTCGAGACCCTCGAGGAGCGGATCGAGCACCTGGAGCGCCTCCGCCAGCTGCAGGACGAATCGATCGAGAAGGGGCACGACGGCTTCACGGCGTTCATCTGCTGGACCTTCCAGCGCGACAACACGCCGATGGACCACCTCGCCCCCGCCGGCGCGCACGAGTACCTGAAGATGAACGCCGTGGCGCGGCTCTACCTGGATAACATTGCTAACCTGCAATCGAGCTGGGTCACCCAGGGCCTCAAGACGGGCCAGATGGCGCTCCTCTACGGCGCCAACGACATGGGCAGCCTGATGATCGAAGAGAATGTCGTCGCCGAGGCGGGCACCGTGCATTTCCTCTCGCTGCAGCAGATGCGCGACGCGATCAGCGAGCTCGGCTACGAGCCGCGTCAGCGCGACGTGCATTACCGGTTGCTCGACCGGGAGTATGAGGTCCGTTCTCTGAAAGCGGCCGGTTCGGGGCTGCCGCAGCTGCCGGTGGTGAGCTAG
- the mqnA gene encoding Chorismate dehydratase: MDTTPALRIGAVNYLNSKPLIHRFDSLAEELATAHPELAGVRLLCDLPSRLADSLAAERLDLALAPAFEALAEPSWRIVSDACVAADGPVSSVKVYFRKPPAEVESLALDEGSRTSAALCRLLLRQRHAAEPRRERLPIGASLTDTRADAVLLIGDRAMHAPDPAVRGDFVAEWDLAEEWRRDTGLPFVFAVWTSRHEEVAPAVVRLLEACRDGGVVCFDSIAAAEGPPLGLTVEHAERYLRRNLRFTLGPRERRGLELFERACREAGLLSDPATTHDA; the protein is encoded by the coding sequence ATGGACACGACTCCGGCACTGCGGATCGGGGCGGTGAATTATCTGAACTCGAAGCCGCTCATCCATCGTTTCGATTCGCTCGCCGAAGAGCTGGCGACCGCCCACCCGGAGCTGGCTGGCGTCCGCTTGCTCTGCGACCTGCCGAGCCGGCTCGCCGATTCGCTCGCCGCGGAGCGGCTCGACCTGGCGCTCGCGCCGGCGTTCGAGGCCCTCGCCGAGCCGAGCTGGCGGATCGTGTCGGACGCGTGCGTCGCCGCGGACGGGCCGGTGAGCAGCGTGAAGGTCTACTTCCGCAAGCCGCCCGCGGAGGTCGAGTCGCTGGCGCTCGACGAGGGCTCGCGCACCAGCGCCGCCCTGTGCCGGCTGTTGCTCCGGCAACGCCACGCCGCCGAGCCCCGCCGCGAACGGCTGCCGATCGGAGCCTCGCTGACCGACACCCGCGCCGACGCCGTGCTGCTGATCGGCGACCGGGCGATGCACGCCCCCGACCCGGCGGTCCGTGGCGACTTCGTCGCCGAGTGGGACCTGGCCGAGGAGTGGCGCCGCGACACGGGCCTGCCGTTCGTCTTCGCCGTCTGGACGTCGCGCCACGAGGAGGTCGCGCCCGCGGTCGTTCGGCTGCTCGAGGCGTGCCGCGACGGGGGCGTCGTCTGCTTCGACTCGATCGCCGCCGCCGAGGGCCCGCCGCTCGGGCTTACGGTCGAGCACGCGGAGCGGTACCTTCGGCGTAACCTCCGCTTCACGCTCGGCCCGCGCGAACGCCGCGGGTTGGAGCTGTTCGAGCGAGCCTGCCGCGAGGCGGGCCTGCTCTCCGACCCCGCCACCACTCACGACGCTTAA